The following coding sequences are from one Kosakonia sp. H02 window:
- a CDS encoding ACP S-malonyltransferase has product MNMNNAEKPIALLFAGQGNPVIGMGADLWDLNQATKNIWDCASDITGMDIRRLCLKGPMNRLIRTTVQQVAVTAINVTLYTLCREKFEPGQIIGSCGHSVGEYSALYAAGAVSLETLFQLIHFRANVMHDISQINKGYMLAIKGIDHQSLRNLIACSGVAVDISCDNSRNQQVVGGASAELAEFSQVLLDAGFESVKLGVSGAWHTRLMAEGVSLMRDYLEGVDIHSPHHGVLMNVTGKAEHHIEQIKDNLALHLTHTVKWTDSMDQFLIHQPLVSFIEISNKAYLGQLLNDFTGFTPDMAMHCKMFLG; this is encoded by the coding sequence ATGAATATGAATAATGCAGAAAAACCAATCGCTTTATTGTTTGCCGGGCAGGGCAATCCCGTCATCGGCATGGGTGCTGATTTATGGGATTTGAATCAAGCAACCAAAAATATCTGGGATTGTGCCAGTGATATTACAGGCATGGATATTCGCCGCCTCTGTTTGAAAGGGCCGATGAATCGTCTGATTCGAACCACTGTGCAACAGGTTGCGGTGACGGCAATTAACGTAACACTTTATACGCTGTGTCGTGAAAAGTTCGAACCAGGCCAAATAATAGGCTCATGCGGGCACAGCGTGGGCGAATACAGCGCACTGTATGCCGCAGGCGCGGTCTCGCTGGAGACGTTATTTCAACTGATTCATTTTCGCGCGAATGTGATGCATGACATCAGCCAAATCAATAAAGGATATATGCTGGCGATAAAAGGCATCGATCATCAGAGTTTGCGCAACCTGATTGCATGTTCCGGGGTGGCTGTTGACATCAGTTGCGATAACAGCCGCAACCAGCAGGTTGTGGGTGGTGCAAGTGCAGAGCTTGCTGAGTTCTCCCAGGTATTGCTGGACGCTGGTTTCGAGTCGGTGAAGCTTGGCGTAAGTGGCGCCTGGCATACTCGCCTGATGGCTGAAGGTGTCTCGTTGATGAGAGATTATCTTGAGGGTGTCGATATTCATTCCCCTCATCATGGTGTGTTGATGAATGTTACGGGCAAAGCGGAACACCATATTGAGCAAATTAAAGACAATCTCGCTTTGCATTTGACTCACACGGTGAAATGGACTGATTCGATGGATCAATTCTTGATCCACCAGCCGTTAGTTAGCTTTATCGAGATCAGCAATAAAGCTTATTTGGGGCAATTACTCAATGATTTCACCGGTTTTACACCCGATATGGCTATGCATTGCAAAATGTTCTTAGGGTAA
- a CDS encoding outer membrane lipoprotein-sorting protein has product MPFSYIYLSLLVIFTTLIPAVSAANPAQDIIRRADEIRSPNQPFRYTVTVQEYNENIAQAENKQVFDISMRFIKPENGIPADARSLVRFIYPPRDKGKIMLSDWYQLWFYSPELRRPMPVSREQRLIGQISNSDVIVTNFEYSYNAILLDDVSCNGKKCFQLSLDRRSNDVIYPKIIYQVEKNTYHPYQASYYAQDGKLLKDVLYQDYRQVLGKERPMKIIVKDARHGKKITVMEYSDVRLESLPESFFTREYIQRGAK; this is encoded by the coding sequence ATGCCTTTCTCTTACATTTATCTTTCATTATTGGTCATATTCACAACCCTGATACCCGCCGTTAGTGCGGCGAACCCCGCACAGGACATCATTCGACGCGCGGATGAAATTCGTTCTCCTAATCAGCCGTTTCGTTATACCGTTACGGTGCAGGAGTACAACGAAAATATAGCGCAAGCGGAAAATAAACAGGTTTTTGACATCTCAATGCGTTTTATAAAACCTGAAAATGGCATACCAGCAGATGCACGATCCCTTGTCCGTTTTATTTATCCCCCCAGGGACAAAGGGAAAATTATGCTCTCCGATTGGTACCAGTTATGGTTCTACTCACCTGAATTGCGCCGTCCTATGCCCGTATCACGCGAGCAACGATTAATCGGTCAAATTTCTAACAGCGATGTCATTGTAACTAACTTTGAATATTCCTATAACGCAATTTTACTCGATGATGTTTCTTGCAATGGCAAAAAATGCTTTCAATTATCGCTCGATCGAAGATCAAATGATGTCATATATCCAAAAATTATTTATCAAGTAGAGAAAAATACTTATCACCCCTACCAGGCCAGCTATTATGCCCAGGATGGGAAATTACTCAAAGACGTATTATATCAGGATTATCGACAAGTATTAGGAAAAGAGAGACCAATGAAGATTATTGTCAAGGATGCAAGGCACGGTAAAAAAATTACTGTGATGGAATATAGCGATGTCAGGCTAGAGTCGTTACCCGAATCTTTTTTTACCCGAGAATATATTCAACGAGGTGCTAAGTGA
- a CDS encoding ABC transporter permease yields the protein MTSDMLFVNLAMLFVLLFVIYCLVYKFRDAKFAFLNLFRHRRRSFSTITAIILGGVSIFLYGGFINYSFWILKEQTIRTNIGHVQIYNPAYFETSNKSQSLIENYAWLKHEILSEQALSDDISTISGQLEFTGVLSQYENETSSYFAGLGVEPLPALKLGSFDKLINGSDLSRVKTDEVTLGSGLAKTLNARYGDWLDSMVVNAHGGQGAMSFKLRGIFASGIKDYDDTAMKMPLTTAQRLMGTDGVSKVLILLKTDNTSAFATRLRHFIADRQLPLVVKEWKEASPFYQQVEDLLSGIYFFIKLLVAVIVIFMIGNSLAMNIVERTREITTLRAIGLQPLHVTRLFLLEGIFIGVLGAMGSLALGFALSSIINLHGIAIPPSPGQSQGYTAFIKTSDVDIIWVTFVLPVLTAAFASVLPSLRAAKLNISDAFKFS from the coding sequence ATGACCAGTGATATGTTATTCGTAAATCTTGCCATGCTCTTCGTACTGCTGTTCGTTATTTATTGCCTGGTATACAAGTTCAGAGATGCAAAGTTTGCTTTTTTAAATCTCTTTCGTCACCGAAGAAGATCTTTTTCGACTATTACAGCCATTATATTGGGCGGTGTGTCAATCTTTTTATATGGCGGTTTTATTAATTACTCATTCTGGATATTAAAAGAGCAGACTATTCGCACCAATATTGGCCATGTGCAAATTTATAACCCGGCATACTTTGAAACATCTAACAAAAGCCAGAGCCTTATTGAAAATTATGCATGGCTGAAACATGAGATCCTTTCCGAGCAAGCATTGTCTGATGATATTTCCACTATTTCAGGCCAACTGGAATTCACTGGCGTGCTTTCGCAATATGAGAACGAAACGTCCAGTTACTTTGCCGGGTTGGGTGTTGAACCCTTGCCCGCGCTTAAGCTGGGCTCTTTCGATAAACTTATCAACGGCAGCGACTTATCACGCGTAAAAACAGATGAAGTCACACTGGGAAGCGGGTTGGCAAAGACGCTTAACGCTCGTTACGGTGACTGGCTGGATAGTATGGTCGTTAATGCCCACGGTGGGCAGGGGGCGATGTCATTCAAGCTCCGGGGTATTTTTGCCTCGGGCATCAAGGATTATGACGATACGGCAATGAAAATGCCGTTGACTACAGCCCAACGCTTAATGGGCACAGACGGTGTCAGTAAAGTTTTAATTTTGCTTAAAACCGACAATACTTCTGCGTTTGCGACCCGGCTACGTCACTTTATTGCCGATAGGCAGTTACCTCTTGTGGTCAAAGAATGGAAAGAGGCATCACCCTTTTACCAGCAGGTAGAAGATCTCTTATCGGGGATCTATTTCTTTATTAAACTTCTCGTTGCCGTCATCGTTATCTTTATGATCGGTAATTCACTGGCCATGAATATTGTCGAACGTACTCGTGAAATAACGACTTTACGGGCGATTGGATTACAACCATTACATGTCACCAGGTTATTTTTGCTCGAAGGGATCTTTATTGGCGTTCTTGGTGCGATGGGAAGTCTGGCACTGGGTTTTGCACTTTCATCCATTATTAATTTGCACGGTATTGCGATTCCACCTTCGCCGGGGCAATCGCAAGGTTACACCGCATTCATTAAAACATCTGATGTCGACATTATTTGGGTAACGTTTGTATTACCGGTTTTAACCGCCGCATTTGCCTCAGTTCTTCCTTCTCTGCGGGCGGCAAAACTTAACATATCTGATGCATTCAAATTTTCATAA